One window of Candidatus Eisenbacteria bacterium genomic DNA carries:
- a CDS encoding glycosyltransferase family 4 protein — translation MRVLHVDPECGWGGGEVQVTTLLRELARRGHTSVVAAVPGSPLASAATALGAPVEACTIRNHLDVRAVPHLRRLARGADVVHFHTARAHAMAPWLAGTGARRVVTRRMDYVPRGGPWARYLYNHAVDRVIAISDGVRAALVRAGVEPGRIRVVPSGIDVEALAAPAGARDALRAEWGVGPDETLVMVLGVLEERKGHVVLIEAATRMPRTVAARWVFCGAGSLESRLRDAAARSGLAVRFAGFRRDVAACLAAADVVVLPSLHEGLGVAALEAMAAGRPVVASRVGGLAEVIDDGVTGLLVPPRDPAALAAALGALAADPDRRGAMGAHALRRVRARFSSAAMAEGTLACYVERP, via the coding sequence GTGCGCGTCCTGCACGTGGACCCGGAGTGCGGATGGGGCGGCGGCGAGGTGCAGGTGACGACGCTCCTGCGGGAGCTCGCCCGGCGCGGCCACACGAGCGTCGTGGCGGCGGTGCCGGGCAGCCCGCTCGCGAGCGCCGCGACCGCGCTCGGAGCTCCGGTGGAAGCGTGCACGATTCGCAACCACCTGGACGTCCGCGCCGTTCCCCACCTGCGCCGCCTCGCGCGCGGCGCCGACGTGGTCCACTTTCACACCGCTCGCGCGCACGCGATGGCGCCGTGGCTCGCGGGGACGGGGGCGCGGCGCGTCGTCACCCGGCGCATGGACTACGTACCGCGCGGCGGGCCGTGGGCGCGCTATCTCTACAACCACGCGGTCGACCGCGTGATCGCCATCTCCGACGGCGTACGCGCGGCGCTCGTCCGAGCGGGCGTCGAGCCCGGGCGCATCCGCGTCGTCCCGAGCGGGATCGACGTGGAAGCATTGGCGGCTCCGGCCGGCGCGCGCGACGCGCTTCGCGCCGAGTGGGGTGTGGGGCCGGACGAGACGCTGGTCATGGTGCTCGGCGTTCTCGAGGAGCGCAAAGGACACGTGGTCCTGATCGAAGCGGCGACCCGTATGCCGCGCACGGTTGCGGCTCGCTGGGTCTTCTGCGGTGCAGGCTCCCTCGAATCTCGGCTCCGCGATGCGGCGGCGCGCAGCGGCCTGGCCGTCCGCTTCGCCGGGTTCCGGCGCGACGTCGCCGCGTGCCTCGCCGCGGCCGACGTGGTCGTCCTGCCCTCGCTGCACGAGGGGCTCGGGGTCGCGGCGCTCGAAGCCATGGCGGCGGGCCGGCCGGTGGTCGCGAGCCGCGTCGGCGGTCTCGCCGAGGTGATCGACGACGGCGTCACGGGACTTCTCGTGCCGCCGCGGGATCCGGCGGCGCTCGCGGCGGCGCTGGGTGCGCTCGCGGCAGATCCGGACCGGCGCGGGGCGATGGGGGCGCACGCGCTACGGCGGGTGCGCGCGCGTTTTTCGAGTGCGGCGATGGCAGAGGGGACGCTCGCCTGCTACGTGGAGCGCCCATGA
- a CDS encoding O-antigen ligase family protein translates to MRRGARACLVLTAWSIPLSTTGMELGVGGLALLAGVAWTKGLRVVRRTPLDTVLAIFFAALAVSTLASGRPLEAVGWQRLWVVAGYFGVYWWLDDRDAAVRFAGGLLVAGVIAGAYGVLQHYTGADWYRALLGRELRVRPRIGGAHGFASVGFFRNYVTYAHVLIVPFGLALARAAYRGGAAAITSAIVLGLALIFSTARGAWLAVLVMGAIVAALRGRGLAMILVAALVIGGAWLASPGFRQQVIPSFTERATNAGRLGIYRANLDIVHDHPLFGLGFGRYQRDSGPYYDRHPDADRRSHAHNNFLQLAAEAGLVGLAAFMLLYTTALRYGVEALARTAGGPAYASTLGAWLGLVGILVGGLTHYTLGDNEVAVTLWVTLAVLMRLWDG, encoded by the coding sequence GTGCGGCGGGGCGCGCGGGCGTGCCTCGTGCTGACGGCGTGGTCGATCCCGCTCTCCACGACGGGGATGGAGCTCGGCGTGGGCGGCCTCGCGCTTCTCGCCGGTGTCGCCTGGACGAAGGGGCTGCGGGTCGTGCGACGCACGCCGCTCGACACCGTGCTCGCGATCTTCTTCGCGGCGCTCGCCGTCTCGACGCTCGCCAGCGGGCGGCCGTTGGAGGCGGTGGGATGGCAGCGCCTCTGGGTGGTCGCCGGGTACTTCGGCGTCTACTGGTGGCTCGACGATCGCGACGCGGCCGTGCGGTTCGCGGGCGGCCTCCTCGTGGCGGGCGTGATCGCGGGGGCGTACGGCGTCCTCCAGCACTACACCGGCGCCGACTGGTACCGCGCGCTGCTCGGACGGGAGCTGCGGGTGCGGCCGCGCATCGGCGGGGCCCACGGCTTCGCGAGCGTCGGGTTCTTCCGGAACTACGTCACGTATGCGCACGTCCTCATCGTGCCGTTCGGACTGGCGCTGGCGCGGGCCGCGTACCGGGGCGGCGCGGCCGCGATCACCAGCGCGATCGTGCTCGGGCTCGCGCTCATCTTCTCGACCGCCCGGGGCGCCTGGCTGGCCGTGCTCGTCATGGGGGCGATCGTGGCCGCGCTGCGCGGCCGAGGGCTCGCGATGATCCTGGTCGCCGCCCTGGTGATCGGTGGGGCGTGGCTCGCGTCGCCGGGGTTCCGCCAGCAGGTGATCCCGTCGTTCACCGAGCGCGCGACCAACGCGGGCCGCCTCGGCATCTACCGTGCGAACCTCGACATCGTCCACGATCATCCGCTCTTCGGCCTCGGCTTCGGGCGCTACCAGCGGGACTCGGGGCCCTACTACGATCGCCATCCCGACGCCGACCGCCGCTCGCACGCGCACAACAACTTTCTGCAGCTCGCTGCCGAGGCGGGGCTCGTCGGACTCGCCGCCTTCATGCTGCTCTACACGACGGCGCTGCGCTACGGCGTCGAGGCGCTGGCGCGCACGGCCGGCGGGCCGGCGTACGCGAGCACGCTGGGTGCTTGGCTCGGGCTCGTCGGCATCCTCGTGGGCGGGCTCACGCACTACACGCTCGGCGACAACGAGGTCGCCGTGACGCTCTGGGTGACCCTCGCCGTGTTGATGCGACTCTGGGACGGGTAG